The genomic interval GATGGCCGCCCAGTAGCCCCAGGGGACGACATGCGCCAGCCACGGCGGCATGAGCAGGGCGAACAGGGAGATGAAGGAGCCGAGGAATCCCACTCCGACGCAGATGATCTGGTTGTCCACCAGTGCTGCCAGCAGCAGGTACAGCCCGCAGGCGACGACGTCGAGGACGAACAGGCTCACCGCGTAGGTCAGCCACGGTGCGAGGTCCAGCGCCCACGTGGCACCGAGCATCTGCCCGGCCAGCACGGGGACCGCCACCTGCAGCCCGACGACGGGCGCCAGCACCCCGGCCAGGGCGGTGAGCTTGGCCCGGCACAGGCGTCCGGGCGTCAGCCCCATCGTCGCCGACAGGTTCCAGCCCCCACCGGTGTGCTCGACGTCGACGAGCCGGCTTGCCAGGACCGACACGAGCAGCGGGGAGACGAGCGCCGCCGTCATCGACACGAGCAGCAGCTGGCTTGGCCAGGGGTCTGTCACCGTGTTGAGGAGGTTGTCGCGCGCGGAGGCCGAGAGGGGCAGGGACAGCGCCAGGCTCACGCCCAGCAGGGCCAGGGACAGCGGCCACAGCCGCAGGCGGCGCATCTTGGCCACCTCCAGGCGCACGGCCGTCGTCCAGGGCAGTCGGGTGCCGACGGCGAGGGCCCCAGCACCAGCCCCAGCACCAACGGCCCCGACGGCGCCCGGGGACGCGGACAGGGAGGGCGACGTCGTCATCACAGCACCCCCGTCCCACCGGTGAGGGACATGAACACGTCCTCCAGGCTCTGCGGCTCGCGCCGGACCTCGTGCACCGCCACTCCGGCGGCCACGAGCCGACGCACGAGCTCGGCAGCGCCGTCGGCGGGCAGCCCCGGCACCACAAGACCGTCACTGCTGCGCCTGGCCTCACCGGGGGCCGCGACCAGCCCGGCCAGCAGCCGCCCGACCTCCTCGCCGGACAGGGTGTCGACGTCGGGCGTCACCACGCGCAGGTCCGCCAGCGAGCGCTCCATGAGCGCCGCGCGCGTGCCCTGGAAGACCAGGCGCCCGGAGGCCAGCACCCCCAGGACCGAGGCCATCCGGTCGATCTCGTCCAGCAGGTGGCTCGAGACCATGACCGTGACCCCCTCACCGGCCAGGGACACGAGCAGGTGACGCACCTCCTCGATGCCGGCCGGGTCGAGGCCGTTGGTCGGCTCGTCCAGGACCAGCAGCTCGGGCTCACGGGCCAGCGCCATGGCGATGCCCAGGCGCTGCTTCATGCCCAGCGAGTAGGTGCGCACCTGCCGGTCCTGGTGCTCGCTCAGGCGCACCAGGGCCAGGGCCCGGTCCACCTGCGCCTGGGACAGCGACAGCATCCGGGCCACGATCCGCATGTTCTCCGCCCCGGTGAGGTGGCCGTAGCCGGGCGGATGCTCGATCATCGAGCCCGTGCGCGCCATAAGGGCGGGGCGCGTGACGCGGGTGAGCGGCTGCCCCAGGAGCGCGACGTCGCCACGGGTGGGGGCCAGCAGGCCCAGGACCATCTTCATCGTCGTGGACTTGCCCGAGCCGTTGGGTCCCAGGAAGCCGTAGACGGTACCGTGCGGGACCGCCAGATCCAGGTCGCTGACGACGGTGCGCGCGTCGGCACCCTTCCCGAAGGTCTTGGTCAGGCCGTGGGTGACGACGGCGAGGTTGCCGTGTGCGGGCCGCACGGGGCTGTGGAGTCCGGTCTGGGATCGTGGTGTCAACGTGTGCTGTGCCATGGCCTTAAGACTTCTTTCCGCGGGGTCGGCAGTCGTCAGGCCCCGGTCCGATCTTCGGCGGGCGCGGGGTGCGCGGCCGTCATACCCGGGTAGGACGAGCCCTCGCCCGCCCGTCGGTACGGTGGCGGACATGACCCAGCCTCATCGCAGCCCCCAGGAGAGTGGGCTGCTCGCGCGCCTTGGGCGCTTGCCCCGGCCCGGCTGGCCGGACCTCATCGCCGCCGCCCTGCTCGTGTACGTCAGCGCCTGGAACCTCCCGGACCCCCTGGACACCTCCACCTCCGTGAGCGTCGGCGTGGCCGGGTCGCCGGCCCTGTTCGCCGTCCTTGTCACCGTCTGCGCCCTGGCCACCCTCCTGCGCCGCGTGCTGCCGACGGCGAGCGTCCTGCTGATCGGCCTGGTCTGCCTCATCCACCTGGCGGCCTACGACTCTCTGTCCCTCCTCGTCATCGGGGCCGGGCTCATCGCGGTGGAGACGACGACGAGCCGCGTGCCGCGCCCCTGGGCCTGGCCCCTGCTCGCCGCCCACGCCGTGGGCGCCGCCGTCGGCATTGTCCTCGCGGGCTACCGGGGTGCGGGGCTGGAGATGGAGACAGCCCGGATGGGGGTTCTCATCACTGTTGCGCTCGTCTTCGTTGCCGCTGCCGCCCTGACGGGACTGCTGCGGCGACGCTCCCGCGAACGCCGGGAACAGGTGCGTGAGCGCCTGGCGCTGCTCGCGGCCCAGCAGGAGACCGAGCGGCGCCTGGCCGTCGTCGAGGAGAGGAACCGCATCGCCCGCGACGTCCACGACCTGCTCGGCCACTCCCTGTCCGTCATCGGCATGCAGGCCGAGGGGGCGCGCGCCGTCCTGTCCGCCCGGCCCGAGGAGGCTGAGCGGGCGCTCGCGGTCATCGGGGAGACGAGCCGGCGGGGCGTTGACGACGTGCGCGCCCTCGTGGACGTCCTGCGCAGTGACGACGACGAACCGGACGCCCGTCCCGACGGCCAGGGCGGCGCTCAGGGCGGCACAGCTGAGCCCGGTGCGCCGGGTGCGCCGGGTATGGGCGACGTGCCGGGTGCGCCGGGTATGGGCGACGTGCCGGGTGCGCCGGGTATGGGCGACGTGCCGGGTGCGCCGGGTATGGGCGACGTGCCGGGTGCGCCGGGTATGGGCGACGTGCCGGGTGCGCCGGGTGTTGACGACGTGCCGGGCCTCGTGACCGGGGTGCGCGAGGCGGGCACCGCGGTCACCCTCAGTCTCGCCGTCGGCGCCGCCACCCCCGAGCCGGTGGGCGCCTGCGCCTACCGGGTGGTGCAGGAGGCCCTGACCAACGCCGTGCGCCACGCACCGGGCGCCGCGGTCGCCGTCGAGGTCGATGTCACTGAGGACCGGGTGGAGGTCACCGTGAGCAACACCGCCGGACGCCGTGACTCCGACGGCGGCGCCAACCGCGGCGGGCTGGGACTGGTGTCGATGACCGAGCGTGTCCACGCCGTCGGCGGCACCCTGACCGCAGGCACCCGTCCCGACGGCGGGTGGCGGGTGCACGCCGTCGTGCCCGTGAGCGCAGGCGCGGCATGAGCGCCGGGGTCCCGGTCCGTGTGGCCCTCACCGACGACGAGCCCCTGCTCACCGCAGGCCTGGCGATGATCCTGTCCGCCCAGGAGGACATGGAGGTCATCTGGCAGGCCGCCGACGGCGCCACCGCGCTGCGCCGGGCCGAGAGCGACCCGGTGGACGTGCTGCTCCTGGATGTGCAGATGCCGGGTATGGACGGCATCGAGACGACCCGGCGGCTCGTGGCGGCGGGCGCCCAGGGGCGGGTCGTCATCCTCACGACCTTCGACACCGACGGCTATGTCCTCGGGGCGATCGAGGCCGGGGCGGCCGGCTTCCTGCTCAAGAACACCCCGCCCGCGGACCTGCTCGCCGCGATCCGCACCGTCCACGCCGGTGACAGCGTCATCTCGCCGGGCCCGACGCGGCGCCTGCTCACGGCGGTGCGCCGGGGAACGGCCTCGGTGCACGCCGCCGCGGGCGGGGTCGGGCCGGTGCCGAGCCTGGTGGACGGGCTGACCGAGAGGGAGCGCGAGGTGCTGCGGCTCATTGCGCTGGGGCTGACGAACCAGGAGCTGTGTGACCGGCTGTGGTTGTCAATGACGACGGTCAAGACGCACGTGTCCCACCTGCTGGCCAAAACGGGCAGCCGCGACCGGGTCCAGCTCGTCCTCACCGCCATGCGGGCCGGGGTGGTCGACGTCGAGGAGGTTCTGACCGAGGACGTCTGAGCGCTCAGTCGCCCTCGGCCGTCCACAGGGCCAGGACGACGGCGAAGGCGCTCACCACGGCCTGCGCCAGCACCAGCTTGGGGCCCGCGCCCGCGCCGAGCAGGACCATGACGAGAGGCCAGGCGACGATGGCCGCGGCGTCCGGCCCCTGGGACAAGGAGCGCAGGAACCCGTCCGGGATCGGGCCGATGGGGGTGGCGATGAACTCCGACCAGTCCGGGGCCGTGCGCATGGCCGAGCGCACGGCAACGCCGCCCCACCCGACGCCGGCGAGCAGCCCGGCCCCGAGGAGCCAACCGGCAGCGCCTGCTTGCCCGGCGCCTGCCAGCGTGAGCACCGCGCCGAGCACCGCGCCCCACACCATGAGGCAGGCCACCGGCACGACAAGGTGACCGGCGCGCACCCACCTGGGGGAGGTCGGCCACGAGGCGTCCGGCCCGCCCTCGAAGGCCGCCCGCCGGGCCGGGTCGCCCACTGCGAGGGCCGCGAGGACCGCAGCGGCGAGCATGACGGCCGTGTTGGCCACCCAGTGCATCCCGGGCACAAGCAGCAGGGCGCTCAGGCCGGCGCCGACCGCGACCTGCACCAGCCGCCAGGGCTGGCGGGCCAGCAGTAGCGCGTCGGCCTGGGCGACACCGAGGATGGTGCGCGTCGCGGCACCCCACCGGCCCGTCAGCCGACGCCCGGCCCGCGCCAGGGGCATCCGCGCCGAGCGCCGGGGTTGCAGCGGCTCGGGCGCCATGAGCCGGCCGATCTCACGGGTGTCCATCGACAGCGTGGCCACGCCCACCCCGAAGGCGCGTCGGCTCGTCTTGGCCAGCTCGGCGTCTGGGACGGCCTCGATCCCGCGGGTGACGAGCAGCAGCGCGGTGGTGGCCGAGACGAGCAGGACGACGCCGAGCCCGCCCAGGGCAACGGTTGGTGTCCCGGGCCCGGCGATGAGCGCCACGCCGAGCAGTGCCGTCGCCACGACAAGGAGGGCGAGACGGGCGGGCAGGGCGCGGGTGCGCGTGATCTGGGAGGTGGCCGCCGCGGTGACGGCTGCGACTGCGGTCCCGGCGGCCAGCAGCGCCCAGGTGAGCAGGCCGGCCACCCCGCCCCCGAGCAGGATGGTCACCAGGGTCCCGACGCCGAAGGCCCCGACGATGGTCGGGGCGAGCACAGCGCGCACAAGCACCCGGGTGAGCAGCCGCCGTCGGCCCCCGGGCAGCGCCAGCCACCAGGCCACCTGCTCGGGGCGTAGGAAGACGGGCCCCAGCCGCCTGAGTGCCCCGACGG from Actinomyces respiraculi carries:
- a CDS encoding DUF6297 family protein translates to MSTDGDARPHAVGTHPGGTHPGGDPDGGAPDLLVIARWTRQAQRRRRRFTRPLSHHLGNAYSIMLSILVLGTVVFHLLVDTGVDGMRGLPGLETEAALPLDTDNLVACALLVLGAVAVGALRRLGPVFLRPEQVAWWLALPGGRRRLLTRVLVRAVLAPTIVGAFGVGTLVTILLGGGVAGLLTWALLAAGTAVAAVTAAATSQITRTRALPARLALLVVATALLGVALIAGPGTPTVALGGLGVVLLVSATTALLLVTRGIEAVPDAELAKTSRRAFGVGVATLSMDTREIGRLMAPEPLQPRRSARMPLARAGRRLTGRWGAATRTILGVAQADALLLARQPWRLVQVAVGAGLSALLLVPGMHWVANTAVMLAAAVLAALAVGDPARRAAFEGGPDASWPTSPRWVRAGHLVVPVACLMVWGAVLGAVLTLAGAGQAGAAGWLLGAGLLAGVGWGGVAVRSAMRTAPDWSEFIATPIGPIPDGFLRSLSQGPDAAAIVAWPLVMVLLGAGAGPKLVLAQAVVSAFAVVLALWTAEGD
- a CDS encoding histidine kinase — encoded protein: MTQPHRSPQESGLLARLGRLPRPGWPDLIAAALLVYVSAWNLPDPLDTSTSVSVGVAGSPALFAVLVTVCALATLLRRVLPTASVLLIGLVCLIHLAAYDSLSLLVIGAGLIAVETTTSRVPRPWAWPLLAAHAVGAAVGIVLAGYRGAGLEMETARMGVLITVALVFVAAAALTGLLRRRSRERREQVRERLALLAAQQETERRLAVVEERNRIARDVHDLLGHSLSVIGMQAEGARAVLSARPEEAERALAVIGETSRRGVDDVRALVDVLRSDDDEPDARPDGQGGAQGGTAEPGAPGAPGMGDVPGAPGMGDVPGAPGMGDVPGAPGMGDVPGAPGMGDVPGAPGVDDVPGLVTGVREAGTAVTLSLAVGAATPEPVGACAYRVVQEALTNAVRHAPGAAVAVEVDVTEDRVEVTVSNTAGRRDSDGGANRGGLGLVSMTERVHAVGGTLTAGTRPDGGWRVHAVVPVSAGAA
- a CDS encoding ABC transporter permease is translated as MTTSPSLSASPGAVGAVGAGAGAGALAVGTRLPWTTAVRLEVAKMRRLRLWPLSLALLGVSLALSLPLSASARDNLLNTVTDPWPSQLLLVSMTAALVSPLLVSVLASRLVDVEHTGGGWNLSATMGLTPGRLCRAKLTALAGVLAPVVGLQVAVPVLAGQMLGATWALDLAPWLTYAVSLFVLDVVACGLYLLLAALVDNQIICVGVGFLGSFISLFALLMPPWLAHVVPWGYWAAITPTATSGDLSDGTYQVIYQDPSWPWVIGFLLLAAAIFAVATARLDRIER
- a CDS encoding ABC transporter ATP-binding protein, producing MAQHTLTPRSQTGLHSPVRPAHGNLAVVTHGLTKTFGKGADARTVVSDLDLAVPHGTVYGFLGPNGSGKSTTMKMVLGLLAPTRGDVALLGQPLTRVTRPALMARTGSMIEHPPGYGHLTGAENMRIVARMLSLSQAQVDRALALVRLSEHQDRQVRTYSLGMKQRLGIAMALAREPELLVLDEPTNGLDPAGIEEVRHLLVSLAGEGVTVMVSSHLLDEIDRMASVLGVLASGRLVFQGTRAALMERSLADLRVVTPDVDTLSGEEVGRLLAGLVAAPGEARRSSDGLVVPGLPADGAAELVRRLVAAGVAVHEVRREPQSLEDVFMSLTGGTGVL
- a CDS encoding response regulator, encoding MSAGVPVRVALTDDEPLLTAGLAMILSAQEDMEVIWQAADGATALRRAESDPVDVLLLDVQMPGMDGIETTRRLVAAGAQGRVVILTTFDTDGYVLGAIEAGAAGFLLKNTPPADLLAAIRTVHAGDSVISPGPTRRLLTAVRRGTASVHAAAGGVGPVPSLVDGLTEREREVLRLIALGLTNQELCDRLWLSMTTVKTHVSHLLAKTGSRDRVQLVLTAMRAGVVDVEEVLTEDV